The Prionailurus bengalensis isolate Pbe53 chromosome A3, Fcat_Pben_1.1_paternal_pri, whole genome shotgun sequence genome includes a window with the following:
- the OXT gene encoding oxytocin-neurophysin 1, which translates to MAGSSLACCLLGLLALTSACYIQNCPLGGKRAALDLDVRQCLPCGPGGKGRCFGPSICCGDELGCFVGTAEALRCQEENYLPSPCQSGHKPCGSGGSCAAAGICCNDDGCRADPACDAEAAFSQR; encoded by the exons ATGGCCGGCTCCAGCCTCGCCTGCTGCCTGCTCGGCCTCCTGGCGCTGACCTCGGCCTGCTACATCCAGAACTGCCCCCTGGGCGGCAAGAGGGCCGCGCTGGACCTCGACGTGCGCCAG TGCCTCCCCTGCGGCCCCGGGGGCAAAGGGCGCTGCTTCGGGCCCAGCATCTGCTGCGGCGACGAGCTCGGCTGCTTCGTGGGCACGGCCGAGGCGCTGCGCTGCCAGGAGGAGAACTACCTGCCGTCGCCCTGCCAGTCGGGCCACAAGCCGTGCGGAAGCGGGGGCAGCTGCGCCGCCGCGGGGATCTGCTGCAACGACG ACGGCTGCCGCGCCGACCCCGCCTGCGACGCCGAGGCCGCCTTCTCCCAGCGCTGA
- the LOC122466956 gene encoding vasopressin-neurophysin 2-copeptin, giving the protein MPDTMLPACFLGLLAFTSACYFQNCPRGGKRAMSDLELRQCLPCGPEGKGHCFGPSICCGDELGCFVGTAEALRCQEENYLPSPCQSGHKPCGSGGRCAAAGICCNDESCVTEPECREGAGFHRRARASDRSNGTQLDGSTGALLLRLVQLAGAPEPAEPAAPGVY; this is encoded by the exons ATGCCGGACACCATGCTACCCGCCTGCTTCCTGGGCCTGCTGGCCTTCACCTCCGCCTGCTACTTCCAGAACTGCCCGAGGGGTGGCAAGAGGGCCATGTCTGACCTGGAGCTGAGACAG TGCCTCCCCTGCGGCCCCGAGGGCAAAGGGCACTGCTTCGGGCCCAGCATCTGCTGCGGCGACGAGCTGGGCTGCTTCGTGGGCACGGCCGAGGCGCTGCGCTGCCAGGAGGAGAACTACCTGCCGTCGCCCTGCCAGTCGGGCCACAAGCCGTGCGGGAGCGGGGGCCGCTGCGCCGCCGCGGGGATCTGCTGCAACGACG AGAGCTGCGTGACCGAGCCCGAGTGCCGGGAGGGCGCTGGTTTTCACCGCCGCGCGCGCGCCAGCGACCGGAGCAACGGGACCCAGCTGGACGGGTCGACCGGCGCCCTGCTGCTGAGGCTGGTGCAGCTGGCGGGGGCGCCCGAGCCCGCGGAGCCCGCCGCACCCGGCGTCTACTGA